The DNA segment TTAACTTGCTCAAATACTTGTGTTACTAGAATTGGGGATAAGGCAGCAGATGGTTCATCTAACACCAGCAAACTAGGTTCTAACATTAAAGCTTTGCCCATTGCCAGCATCTGACGTTCTCCGCCGGAGAGTGTGCCTGCGCGTTGACGACGGCGATCGCTTAATCTAGGAAACATAGCAAATATTTTGTCTTTCAATGGTTGCAGGGAATCATTGCGGATAAACGCCCCCATCTCTAAATTTTCTTCTACACTGAGGGATGGAAAGACATTGGCGATTTGCGGCACGTAACACATTCCCAGGCGCACAATTTGATTCGATTTAAGTCCAGCAATATTCTTGCCTTTAAAAGTAATTTTGCCTGTATGGGGTGTCAAAAGTCCAAAAATGGTTTTTGCTAAGGTAGATTTACCAGCGCCATTGGGGCCAATTACTGTCACTAGTTCCCCTGATTCAACTCGAAAATTCACCCCCTGCAATATGTCTACATCTTTGATGTATCCTGCATGGACGTTTTCAACTTCTAGCAGAGGAGTAAAATTTTGTGCTGAACCTGACATAAAATCCTTAATTCTGAAAATTATAAAACATAGGCGTTCAACCTATGTTTCAAAAAAACTCAATTATAATTTATCCGAAATTATACAATTTTCTTCTTTTTCCAAATACGTCTTGTTAAGTAGAGTCCCATTAAAGACAAAGCCCCTAAGCTAGCAGGTTCAGGAACAGTAGTTGTACTACTGATTGTACCGATAGCCGTCACTCGACCTCTTACCTGCTCACCATTATTACCTACCTCCCCAATGTAAAGATACAATGGGCTAGCTGTTGAGACTTTTTGGGTCAGTTGAAATAAAATTTCCCCACCTACACCTAAACTCAGAAATCCCCTGGCTGT comes from the Nostoc sp. PCC 7120 = FACHB-418 genome and includes:
- a CDS encoding ABC transporter ATP-binding protein — encoded protein: MSGSAQNFTPLLEVENVHAGYIKDVDILQGVNFRVESGELVTVIGPNGAGKSTLAKTIFGLLTPHTGKITFKGKNIAGLKSNQIVRLGMCYVPQIANVFPSLSVEENLEMGAFIRNDSLQPLKDKIFAMFPRLSDRRRQRAGTLSGGERQMLAMGKALMLEPSLLVLDEPSAALSPILVTQVFEQVKQINQEGTAIILVEQNARKALEMADRGYVLESGRDAISGPGQELLTDPKVAELYLGAGKGH